The proteins below come from a single Zea mays cultivar B73 chromosome 8, Zm-B73-REFERENCE-NAM-5.0, whole genome shotgun sequence genomic window:
- the LOC103635760 gene encoding kinesin-like protein KIN-10C isoform X3, producing MAAASTPARSSAHLSQPVRVVLRVRPFLSSEAASATAPCVSLLGCHPGGGVTVQLKDQHTSRSEQYKLDAFFRQEDSVSQIFDQEVRAVIPSIFEGINATVFAYGATGSGKTYTMQGTEDFPGLIPLAASTILALCTGTWCSVEISYYEVYMERCYDLLEPKAKEIMALDDKDGNMQLKGLSWVPVRSMEEFQELYSIGVQRRKVAHTGLNDVSSRSHAVLSLRVSSTDVVKGKLNLIDLAGSEDNKRTLNEGIRLQESSKINQSLFALSNVISALNKNEHRIPYRQSKLTRLLRDSLGGGCRTVMIACLNPAEYQESANTVSLAARSCHIENFTSSSKQETPKLKIDMEAKLRAWLESKGKTKSIQRMDGLFSPIASKTPLSVSHMKQPTSSRIPCRVKAMDQDGGKIKKILFDPVVHVPTENIPREHRQTEVNTPKKVVLPSVTPCNEKHEASLRKALSPISSNMVPVEQQIPDNGNCPVLLEPQTPIEKRNIVEETPGATPLERFNALGSNLKGRATAAERNWREESRIYSGITGGLTKTIQNS from the exons ATGGCGGCCGCCTCCACACCCGCCCGTTCTTCCGCGCACCTTTCGCAGCCGGTGCGCGTCGTGCTGCGTGTGCGCCCGTTCCTGTCGTCGGAGGCCGCCTCAGCGACAGCGCCTTGCGTCTCCCTCCTCGGCTGCCACCCCGGCGGTGGGGTCACCGTCCAGCTCAAGGACCAGCACACAAG TCGGAGTGAACAGTACAAACTGGATGCGTTCTTCCGTCAAGAGGACAGCGTCAGCCAGATATTTGACCAGGAGGTTCGTGCAGTGATCCCAAGCATCTTCGAGGGGATCAACGCGACGGTCTTTGCCTATGGGGCAACCGGCAGCGGCAAGACCTACACAATGCAG GGCACAGAGGATTTTCCAGGGCTAATCCCCTTGGCAGCTTCGACCATCCTAGCACTCTGCACTGGCACATGGTGCTCTGTTGAGATCTCGTACTATGAGGTGTACATGGAGCGGTGCTATGACCTGCTGGAGCCTAAAGCGAAGGAGATCATGGCCTTGGATGACAAAGATGGTAACATGCAGCTGAAAGGCTTAAGCTGG GTCCCTGTGCGATCCATGGAGGAATTCCAGGAGCTCTATTCCATAGGCGTGCAGAGGAGAAAAGTTGCCCACACTGGACTGAACGATGTTTCTAGTCGGAGCCACGCTGTGCTCTCACTCAGGGTCAGCAGCACTGATGTGGTGAAAGGGAAGCTTAATCTCATTGATTTAGCTG GTAGCGAGGACAACAAAAGGACTTTGAATGAGGGCATACGCCTTCAAGAAAGCTCCAAGATCAACCAGTCATTGTTTGCGTTGTCCAATGTCATTTCAGCTCTAAATAAGAATGAGCATCGGATACCATATAGACAGAGTAAACTGACTCGGTTACTTAGAGATTCTCTAGGAGGCGGTTGCCGCACTGTGATGATAGCTTGCCTG AATCCTGCAGAATACCAGGAGTCGGCCAACACAGTAAGTCTGGCGGCTCGTTCATGCCATATTGAGAATTTCACCAGTTCAAGCAAACAAGAAACTCCCAAACTTAAGATCGACATGGAAGCCAAATTACGAGCATGGTTGGAATCAAAGGGGAAAACAAAGAGCATCCAAAGAATGGATGGTCTTTTCTCCCCAATTGCCAGCAAGACTCCATTGTCTGTGAGCCATATGAAGCAACCAACATCTTCAAGAATTCCTTGTAGAGTTAAGGCAATGGATCAGGATGGTGGTAAAATCAAGAA GATACTTTTTGATCCAGTAGTCCATGTTCCCACTGAAAATATACCACGAGAGCACAGGCAGACAGAAGTAAATACACCAAAGAAAG TGGTGCTTCCTTCAGTTACTCCATGCAATGAAAAACATGAAGCTTCTCTCAGGAAAGCTCTTTCTCCAATTTCTTCAAACATGGTGCCTGTAGAGCAGCAAATACCTGATAATGGCAATTGCCCCGTTTTATTGGAGCCCCAAACTCCAATAGAAAAACGTAATATAGTCGAGGAGACTCCTGGTGCAACACCACTAGAGAGATTTAATGCACTAGGGTCTAACCTAAA